A part of Grus americana isolate bGruAme1 chromosome 33, bGruAme1.mat, whole genome shotgun sequence genomic DNA contains:
- the BRME1 gene encoding break repair meiotic recombinase recruitment factor 1, with product MGKRKNEQPPGDGKRHIPKIKQSPWEDSEVMGDDGLNATGPAQTGDPDGKPKSQGQATHGSTGSTAADAPRRSDASILLFQERGDTGIGESGKLPEAASKPDSPQQANSAAAEDQPVATTEWCGSAAEDLNTKTPTHCGTGNVGSERSCVAPARGEGEAGRETVLPTDTAGTSTGSSVPAEVPDPHCEEGVNRSEPGERRGDANQIQEPPPASVVHTEENESGTVSERVAGGEHRENVSEEQPQATGTNDTVKNAAESWCSPAGGGVSAEVSGVCAPSADLKVEGGTAELESAGTAGTISPVSGNTSPRKSSALEPAVPAVGNPAGERESDGHAEARRGAEHVVGAPRKDTPPSARSGDLPRGGGTAESVPAVTVTPAPPGTASPPAAGAALAVGADLQDEPGSAGVPPSPQSEPRGVPEGNSPELPPQQRLPAVPGHELCAAVGRSRAEEALPLTEGNGPAQPPPRDEEPEELRPSAHGEDATDVVCGLILELSNLNRLAMSAHRGLEALRRPKPRRSRRPGTVPVHAGRRWKET from the exons ATGGGCAAACGGAAGAATGAGCAGCCGCCAG GAGATGGGAAACGCCACATTCCCAAAATTAAACAAAGCCCTTGGGAAGATTCAGAGGTGATGGGAGACGATGGCTTAAACGCGACCGGACCGGCTCAGACCGGTGATCCCGACGGAAAACCAAAGTCTCAGGGACAGGCGACCCATGGCAGCACCGGCAGCACCGCAGCAGATGCACCGAGGAG gaGTGATGCCAGCATCTTGTTATTTCAGGAACGAGGAGACACGGGCATCGGTGAAAGCGGCAAGTTGCCGGAGGCAGCGTCTAAGCCAGACTCACCCCAACAGGCAAATTCGGCGGCGGCGGAAGATCAGCCGGTGGCCACCACGGAGTGGTGTGGAAGCGCCGCTGAAGATCTgaacaccaaaaccccaactCACTGCGGAACGGGCAATGTCGGTTCCGAGCGCAGCTGCGTGGCACCGGCGCGAGGAGAGGGGGAAGCCGGCAGAGAGACCGTTCTCCCCACGGATACTGCCGGCACGAGCACCGGCAGCAGCGTGCCGGCAGAGGTGCCTGACCCTCACTGTGAAGAGGGAGTTAACCGCAGCGAGCCGGGCGAGCGCCGAGGTGATGCCAATCAAATCCAGGAACCGCCGCCTGCGTCTGTTGTACACACCGAAGAAAATGAATCCGGCACCGTATCCGAGAGGGTGGCTGGAGGAGAACACCGGGAAAACGTGAGCGAGGAACAACCGCAGGCAACCGGTACAAACGACACGGTGAAGAACGCAGCCGAATCCTGGTGCAGCCCGGCTGGTGGCGGCGTCTCTGCCGAGGTTTCGGGGGTCTGCGCCCCGTCTGCGGACCTGAAGGTGGAGGGAGGCACTGCCGAGCTGGAGAGCGCGGGCACGGCCGGCACCATCAGTCCAGTGAGTGGGAACACTTCCCCACGGAAAAGCTCGGCACTGGAACCAGCAGTCCCGGCTGTCGGGAATCCTGCAGGCGAGAGGGAAAGCGACGGTCACGCAGAGGCGAGACGCGGTGCAGAGCACGTGGTGGGCGCGCCGAGGAAGGACACGCCACCTTCTGCTCGCTCCGGTGACCTCCCGCGCGGCGGAGGAACCGCAGAGAGCGTGCCCGCCGTTACGGTGACGCCGGCTCCCCCGGGCACCGCGTCACCCCCTGCCGCAGGCGCTGCTTTGGCTGTTGGCGCAGACCTGCAGGATGAGCCCGGTTCGGCCGGGGTGCCGCCCTCCCCGCAGTCGGAGCCGCGCGGTGTCCCGGAAGGGAATAGCCCCGAGCTCCCGCCGCAGCAG CGGCTCCCTGCGGTGCCCGGGCACGAGCTGTGTGCCGCGGTGGGACGGAGCCGTGCCGAAGAAGCGCTGCCGCTCACCGAGGGGAACGGCCCGGCCCAGCCACCACCCAG GGATGAGGAGCCGGAGGAGCTGCGGCCGTCCGCCCATGGCGAGGACGCGACTGATGTCGTCTGCGGCCTGATCCTGGAGCTCTCCAACCTCAA CCGCCTGGCGATGAGCGCCCACCGGGGCCTGGAGGCGCTGAGGAGGCCGAAGCCGCGGCGGAGCAGGCGGCCGGGGACGGTTCCGGTGCACGCCGGGAGGAGGTGGAAGGAGACGTAG
- the NANOS3 gene encoding nanos homolog 3 translates to MEPRPAPKHAGQRRRMEHGPAFDMWRDYLGLAAVLAALPQEREDTGDAEAAAAPDVPETASGSASAGKSLCGFCKHNGEAKHVYSGHSLRDASGRVQCPVLRSYVCPQCGATQDRAHTKRFCPLTRRGYTSVYSRSARNSAGKRTASGRATTGATEK, encoded by the coding sequence ATGGAACCGCGTCCTGCCCCAAAACACGCCGGGCAGCGGCGGAGGATGGAGCACGGCCCCGCGTTCGACATGTGGAGGGACTACCTGGGGCTGGCCGCCGTGCTGGCCGCGCTGCCGCAGGAACGCGAAGACACCGGCGATGCCgaagcggcggcggcgcccgACGTGCCGGAAACGGCATCAGGATCGGCGTCAGCGGGCAAATCCCTCTGCGGTTTTTGCAAGCACAACGGCGAAGCGAAACACGTCTACAGCGGGCACAGCCTGCGCGACGCCAGCGGCCGCGTGCAGTGTCCCGTCCTCCGCAGCTACGTCTGCCCACAGTGCGGGGCCACGCAGGACCGGGCGCACACCAAACGCTTCTGCCCCCTCACCCGCCGCGGCTACACCTCCGTCTACAGCCGTTCGGCGCGCAACTCGGCCGGCAAGAGAACGGCAAGCGGCCGTGCCACGACGGGAGCCACGGAGAAGTAG